Proteins encoded within one genomic window of Actinoplanes octamycinicus:
- the gap gene encoding type I glyceraldehyde-3-phosphate dehydrogenase, with translation MTIRVGINGFGRIGRNFFRAVLASGADIEIVGVNDLTDNATLAHLLKYDSILGRLPHEVKATADEITVAGKTFKAFAERDPNNLPWGDLGADVVIESTGFFTDATKAKAHVEKGAKKVIISAPAKNEDITIVMGVNDNLYDAAKHTVISNASCTTNCLAPMAKVLNDTIGIEKGLMTTIHAYTQDQNLQDGPHKDLRRARAAALNIVPTSTGAAKAVSLVLPELKGKLDGFALRVPIPTGSATDLTFTASRDTTVDEVNAAIKAAAEGPLKGILVYTEDEIVSADIVTDPASCIFDAGLTKVIGGNQVKVVGWYDNEWGYSNRLVNLVQLVGA, from the coding sequence GTGACCATCCGGGTTGGCATCAACGGCTTCGGCCGTATCGGTCGTAACTTCTTCCGGGCGGTTCTCGCCTCCGGAGCCGACATCGAGATCGTCGGTGTGAACGACCTGACCGACAACGCCACTCTTGCCCACCTGCTGAAGTACGACAGCATCCTGGGCCGTCTGCCGCACGAGGTGAAGGCGACCGCCGACGAGATCACCGTCGCCGGCAAGACCTTCAAGGCGTTCGCCGAGCGCGACCCGAACAACCTGCCGTGGGGCGACCTGGGCGCCGACGTCGTGATCGAGTCGACCGGCTTCTTCACCGACGCCACCAAGGCCAAGGCGCACGTGGAGAAGGGCGCCAAGAAGGTCATCATCTCGGCGCCGGCCAAGAACGAGGACATCACGATCGTGATGGGCGTCAACGACAACCTGTACGACGCCGCCAAGCACACGGTCATCTCGAACGCGTCCTGCACCACGAACTGCCTCGCCCCGATGGCGAAGGTCCTGAACGACACGATCGGGATCGAGAAGGGTCTGATGACCACGATCCACGCGTACACCCAGGACCAGAACCTGCAGGACGGCCCGCACAAGGACCTGCGTCGCGCCCGCGCCGCCGCCCTGAACATCGTTCCGACCTCGACCGGCGCGGCGAAGGCCGTCAGCCTGGTCCTGCCGGAGCTGAAGGGCAAGCTGGACGGCTTCGCGCTGCGGGTGCCGATCCCCACCGGCTCGGCCACCGACCTGACCTTCACCGCCTCCCGTGACACCACGGTCGACGAGGTCAACGCCGCGATCAAGGCGGCCGCCGAGGGCCCGCTCAAGGGCATCCTGGTCTACACCGAGGACGAGATCGTGTCGGCCGACATCGTCACCGACCCGGCCTCCTGCATCTTCGACGCCGGCCTGACCAAGGTCATCGGCGGCAACCAGGTCAAGGTCGTCGGCTGGTACGACAACGAGTGGGGCTACTCGAACCGCCTCGTGAACCTGGTTCAGCTCGTCGGGGCCTGA